The nucleotide window AGGCAATGGCCACCTTCGCCGGGTGCCGTGCATTCATTCTCTCCAACAGCACCTTTGGTTGGTGGGGCGCCTGGCTCGCGAACGCGGCCCCGGTCATCGCGCCGGACCGGTTTCTCAACAGCCGTGAGTGGCAAGCCTGGCCCGATCGCTGGATCACGATCCCGGCATCGCTTTCCTCCCCACCGAAGGGGCCGGTGCCTGTTGTCGTTGGCGCCAAGTCGAATGGCGGCAAGGAGGCCGTCGTGACGGAGCACCTGCCTATCCGGCTTGGGCTGCTCTTCCTGACGCGGCAGGATCTGAACCACCCGCAGCTTTGGAAGCAGTTCATCGACTCGGCAGACGGCGAGGTTGCCGTGTTCGTCCATCCCAAACACCCGGCTGAAATCCGGACTCCGTGGTTGAAGGAGCATGTGATCCGGGAGCTTCATCCCACGAACTGGGGGGACGCTTCGTTGGTCCGGGCCATGCTCGCGCTACTCAAGGAAGCGTTCAGGGATGCGACGGTAACGCACTTCGCGCTCTTGTCGGAAAGCTGCATCCCGATCAAGGCCTGGCACCAAATCAAAACCGCCTTGCAATCCGATCCGAGATCCAGAATCGACGAGCAGACCATTGATAGAATGTCAGGATCCCACCGTGGGCGATTTCAATCCAGCAGCAGGGTGTTATCCTCCAGCTGGCGCGTGCATTCGCAATGGGTGCTGTTGGACCGGCAGGCTGCAAGCGAGATTCTGCTTGCAGGCCGCCTCAATGATTTCGGAAATGTGTTTGCCGCTGACGAGCACTACTTCGGAACGATGCTGGCTTCGCGTGGCTATCCGGATGACAAGCTCAACCGCTCTTCTGCAATCTGGATCAGATGGGCCGGAAGTCCTGTTTCATTCGAGCACCTGGACGAAGCCCTCATTGAGGAACTACGACGTTTTCCCGGGTTCTTCGCGCGGAAGTTCCCACCTCAAGCGGACATTCAATCGGTTCGATTTTCAGAAGATTAACGGGTATTGGATTCATGAAGACCTCTTACATCGCAATCGGCTTTATTCCCGGTTGTGATCCATCGTAATCCCAACCTCACACTCACCCTCAACCACCGGAGAACATCCTCAAATAGCCGCCTTTTTCAGCCGGTGAAGCTTCGCTTCCGCTGCCGCCAGTTTCCGGCGAAGGTCCGACACTTCCGCTTCAACCACTGCCAGTTCGGCCAATCTCCTCGCCCGTTTGTCCCGTCCCGCCCCCACCACCTCCATCCAGCCCTCGCCTCCTTTGGCGATTTTATAGCCAGCCATCCAGTATGAGACGGCAGCATCACTGAGCCCGAATTTTGCAGCCGCGGCCGCCTGCCCTCCCTTGCCATGCTTCTTGTTGTGACTGAGCACGAAGGCCACGATTTTCGATTTCTCTTTGGCTGAGAATATCTTGCGTGTCCTCTTGGCGGCCATGGAGCATGGGATAGTTACCTGCTGCGCGCGGGGCAACCATGATTTCTGCCCGGGACTGAGCTGGGGTGTCTCTGATTGAGGTCGTGCCATTTGCCGAGCCTTCACACCGATACATGTGACGTCCGAAAGCCAACGCCCGGGATACGTGGAAACTCCAGGCCCAATAGAAGACTCAGCGCGAGGGAGCGTCGGAAGGCATGAAAAGAATGTATGCGGGCAAAGGGGGGGAGTCTGGGAGAAAATCTGCCAACCCATTCCCCTTAACAAGTAGATGTCCCGCCGCTTCGGCAGGATCGGGCACAATACGGGCACCACTGTCCCCCGTCCAACGAAAAACGGAGCCTTTGAGGCTCCGTGATTCCCAGACTAACATGATGGTGCGCGCGAGAGGACTCGAACCTCCACAGGGTTGCCCCTACTAGAACCTGAATCTAGCGCGTCTACCAATTCCGCCACGCGCGCATCCTGTTGTTGTGACCGGTGAACCGGCGGGCGGAAAGCACCATAGTGCCGGACGATTTGCAATATCGATTTGCAAGAATTTCGTCACAGAGACGGAAGTCCCCCGCCCTGCCGCTTTCAACGTTGCAATCCCCACCCCGGGGCCACCACGTTCCCACTCATGCAAAGTTTGACTCCGCTCGCCATGGTTGCGGTCCTCGGAGGCTCGGCCATCTACTTCCAGGCCAGCTCGAAGACCGCCGCGCCCCCGGCTCCGGCGGCTCCGAAAGAGGAGGCCCCGGCGGCTCCCGTGACGAAACCGGCCAATCCCGCCAAGCCCGCGGCCGAAGCCCCGGCCCCGCTCCCGCCCCGACCTCGAAGGCCCAGCCGTGGCCGCAGGAATCCTCCGACATCAAGGCCGATCCGAAGGCGGTCTTCGGCAACCTGCCGAACGGTTTCCGCTACCTGATCTATCCGAACGGCGAACCGGCGAAACGGGTGTCACTGCGCCTGCACGTCGCCACCGGCTCGCTGATGGAGGCGGATGACCAGCAGGGTCTCGCCCACTTCCTGGAGCACATGGTTTTCAACGGCTCCACCCACTTCAAGCCGGACGAACTGGTGAAGACCATGCAGCGCCTCGGCCTCGGCTTCGGCGGGGATGCGAATGCCTTCACATCCTTCGACCAGACCGTCTATATGCTCGACCTGCCGAGCCTGAGCGAGGAGGAGCAGGAGTTCGGCTTCAAGGCTCTCCGTGATTTCGCCGATGGCGCCTCGCTGCTCGACAATGAGATCCAGGACGAACGCGGCGTGATTCTCTCGGAGAAAACCAGCCGGGACTCGGTGGAGTCCCGCCTTCAGGAGAAGCAGTTCGCCCAGCTTCTGCCCGGATCGCTCATCGCGAACCGCTTCCCCATCGGCAAGGAGGACGTGATCTCGAAGGCTCCGCGCGAGCGTTTCGCCGACTACTACAGCCGCTACTATGTGCCCTCCCGCATGACGTTCATCGTGGTGGGCGATGTCGATCCGGCGGAGGTACAGGTGCGGATCGAGAAGGCCTTCGGTTCGATGAAGAACCCGGAGAACCCCGGCAAGAACCCGGATCTCGGGCCGGTGAAGTCGCCCGAGGGATTGGAGACCGCGGTATTCACCGACAAGGAGGTGAAAGCCACCGATCTCTCGCTGGTATCGGTGCGACCCTATACCGTGGAAAAGGATACGACCACAACCCGTCTCAAGCATCTGCCTCTGGATGTGGCGCACTCGATGATCTCCCGCCGCTTCGAGCGCTTTGCGAAAAAGGAAGGCTCGCCGATTCTCAGCGGCTCCGCCTCGCGGGACACGATTTTCAATCACGCCGAACTCGGTGGCATCAGCGTGACGGTGGCCGATTCCAAATGGCAGGAAGCCGTTCCCGTGCTGGAGCAGGAGTTTCGCCGCGCCATCGAACACGGGTTCACCGAAGCGGAACTCGCCGAGGCCAAGGCGAACCTTCTCAACGCCTACGAGCAGGCGGTGAAGGCCAAGCCGACCCGCAAGTCCGATGACATCGCCACGGAAATCGCGCAGTCGATGCCGCAGGAGGACGTCTTCTCGACTCCCGAGACGGATCTGGAAATCGCCCGCAAGGGCCTCGATGCCCTGACGCTGGAAGCCTGCCACAAGTCTCTCAAGGACTTCTGGGGTGACACCGGCCTGCACCTGATCCTCACAACCAGGGAAGCGCAGGAGGAAACGAAGAACGATCTCGCCGCCGCCTATCAGGAATCCCGTGGCAAGCCGGTGGCGGCGCCCGTCGGCTCGAAGGTTGCCGCCTTCGCCTATGCCAGCTTCGGCCCGGCCGGAAAGGTGACGACCACCAAACAGGTGCAGGACCTCGGCATCACCCAGCTCGTGCTGTCCAACAACGTGCGGGTGAACCTGAAGAAGACGGACTTCGAGAAGAACAGCATCCGCCTGATGGCGCGCATCGGCTCCGGGCAGCTCACGCAGCCGGCGGAGAAGCCGGGCCTGGCCATCGTGGCAAACGCGCTTTTCGCCGGAGGCGGCCTCGGCAAGCATTCGGTGGACGATCTGGAACAGATCCTCGCCGGACGCAATGTCGGTGCCTCGATCGGGATCGGCGAAGATGCCTTCACGCTCGCCGGACGCACCACGCCGGAGGATCTGGCGCTGGAACTCCAGCTCGCCTGTGCCACGCTCTCCGATCCCGGCTACCGCGATGAAGCGCTGCGCCAGTTCCGCAAGGCGCTGCCGATGATCGAACAGCAACTCAAGCATTCCGCCGCCGGTCCGCAGGCCGAATTGGAATCGTGGCTCCGTGGTGGCGATCCGCGCTTTACCATGCCATCGGTCCAGAAACTCGGCTCGTATGGCATCGAGGACGTGAAGAAATGGGTCACTCCCGATCTCGACAAGGGCTATCTCGAACTGAGCATCGTCGGTGACTTCGAGGAAGACACGCTCATCCCCGCGATCCTCAACACCTTCGGCGCGCTGCCGAAACGCGCCGCCGTGAAACCGCCGGTGGACAACCTGCGCAAAGTGAAGTTCCCCAATGCCCCGGCGCTGAAGAACTACACCTTCGACAGCAAGATCCCCTCCGCCACCGCGCTGGCGCTTTGGCGTACCGATGGCGTCCGCGGCAATACCGCGGAAGTCCGCCGCCTGAACATCCTCGCGGACATCTACGGCGACCGCCTGCGCGAGGAGATCCGTGAGAAACTCGGAGCCTCCTACAGCCCGAATGCCGGAGCCTCCGGTTCGGACGCGTTGGACAAGTTCGGCTACATCATCGGCGAAGCCTCCGCGAAGCCGGAAGACGTCGAGCGCCTCGGCACCGTGATGCGCGATCTCGCCGACAAGTTCGCCCAGGGCGGCGCGACCGATGACGAACTGGACCGCGCCAAGAAGCCGGTGCTCGCTTCGCTGGAAAAGACCAGCCGCGACAACAGCTACTGGCTCGGCACCGTGCTCGCCCAATCACAGGAAGATCCGAAGCGCCTCGATCTCGCCCGCCAACGCGACAGCGACTATCGCTCGATCACGCTCAAGGAGATCAACACGCTGGCAAAGAAATACCTCGGCGCGGCGAATGCCATCAACGTGGGCATCAAGCCGGTCGAATAAGCGGCAGCCCCTATCCACTCTCATTCGAAAGGCCCGGCACCTCGCCGGGCCTTTTCTTCTCCCGATCTCGGAGAGGTCGCGGATCATAGCCGGAGCGTCGCGTAGCGACCTCCGGATCAGTCATCACTCTTGGGATTCCGACCCCGATAGTGAGTCGCAGAAAGGCGGAAAGATTTGGGAGAGCGAATGGCAGAACCAAATTCAACCGCCTTTCCGCTCTCTTGTGGCACGCCCTCCGGGGTGCTGGGATTTTGCAAGCTGCCTTACCCCGGGTGGCACTCGCCGAGGCTATGTTCCGGTATCCCTTCGGGCTCCAAGAGTCATCCCCACCGCGTTCTGAGATGGGTATAAGGATCAGACCTTCACCCCAGGCTGGCATGGGCCGCACCTTTGGCACGGTAGAGTTCCATCGCAACTCCACGCCGGGCCTGCGAGCGCCCACCATTGCTGACCATTCCGCTTGGTTCACTAGGGCTTGACATTCCGTCGATTGCACGGAAACAGCCATGGACTTGCCGTGTTTGCACGCGTTAGACAGATGCCTTCCACAGCATCGCTGACGGCCCTGTGAACATCCTGATCCGAAAGACCCACATGCAACGCATCCACCCGATCGCCCTGGCCGCGATCCTCGGCGCATCCGCCACCAGCTTCGTCCCGCACGTCCATGCCGAAACCCAGGCACCGGCCAAGGCTCCCGCCACTGCGGTCAAGCCGAAGCCGTGGCCGCAGGATGGCTCGGACATCCCGGCGGATTCCAAGGCGGTCTTCGGCACCCTGCCGAACGGACTGCGCTACATGATCTATCCGAACAGCGAGCCACCGAAGCGCGTGTCGCTGCGGATGCACATCGCCACCGGTTCGCTGATGGAGGCGGATGACCAGCAGGGTATCGCCCATTTCCTGGAGCACATGGTCTTCAACGGCTCGAAGCACTACAAGCCGGACGAACTCATCCCGGTCATGCAGCGCCTCGGCATCGGCTTCGGCGCGCATGTGAATGCCTTCACCTCGTTCGACCAGACCGTTTACATGCTCGACCTGCCGGATCTGTCCGAAGGCGTGCTCGATCTCGGCTTCAATGTGATGCGTGACTTTGGCGATGGCGCGCTGCTGTTGGACAAGGAGATCGACAACGAGCGCGGCGTGATCATCTCGGAAAAGGTCAGCCGCGACAGCGTGCGCCAGCGTCTCCAGGAGAAACAGTTCGCCACGCTGCTGCCCGGCTCGCTCATCGCAAACCGCTTCCCCATCGGCAAGGAGGACGTCATCTCGAAGGCTCCGCGCGAGCGCTTCACCGACTACTACAGCCGCTACTACATCCCCTCCCGCATGACCTTCATTGTGGTGGGTGATGTCGATCCGGTGGTGATGAAGGAGCGCATCGAGCAGTCCTTCAGCTCAATGAAGAACCCGGAGAACCCCGGCAAGAACCCGGATCTCGGTCCGGTAAAGTCGCCCTCCGGTCTGGAAGCCGCAGTGTTCACCGACAAGGAAGTCGCGACCACCGAAGTCTCGCTGGTCGCCGTGCGTCCGTATGAGAAGAAGCCGGACACCACCGCGAACCGCATCAAGGACATGCCGCTGGCGATGGCCAATGCGATGATCGGCCGCCGCTTCGACCGCCTTTCGAAAAAGGAAAACTCGCCCATCCTCGGCGGTGGCGCGGGGAAGGATGATCTCTTCAACCACGCGGAACTCGGCAGCATCGAGGTCACGGTGACGGACACCCGCTGGAAGGAAGCGGTGCCGGTGCTGGAGCAGGAATTCCGCCGCGCGCTCGAGCATGGCTTCAATGATGCCGAGCTCGCCGAGGCCAAGGCGAATCTCATCAATGCCTACGAACAGGCGGTGAAGACGAAGTCCACCCGCAAGTCGGAAGCGCTCGCCTCCGCCATCGCACGTTCCATTCCGGATGAAGAGGTGTTCTCTTCCCCCGAAACGGATCTGGAGATCGCCAGCAAAGGTCTGGACAGCCTCACCGTCGCGGCCTGCCATGCGGCTCTCAAGGAGTTCTGGAAGGACCAGGGACTGCACCTGATCCTCACCACCAAGGAGGCCCCGGACAACGCCAGGGACGAACTCGTTTCGCTCTACAAGGAATCCAACGCCAAAAAGGTCGAAGCACCGGAGGCCAACAAGGCGGTGCCATTCGGCTACACCGAGTTCGGAACACCGGGTACGGTCGTTTCCGAGAAGAAGGTCGAGGATCTCGGCATCACCCAGCTCGTGCTTTCCAACAACGTGCGGGTGAACCTGAAGCGCACCACCTTCGACAAGGACAAGATCCAGTTGCTCGCACGTATCGGCTCCGGCCAGCTCAGCCAGCCGAAGGACAAGCCCGGTCTCGGCATGCTTGCGAAGGCGCTGCTCGGCGGCGGAGGTCTCGGCAAGCATTCGGTGGATGATCTGGAACAGATCCTCGCCGGTCGCAATGTCGGTGCCAGCATTGGCATCGGAGAGGACTCCTTCGCCCTTTCCGGCGGTGCCACTCCGGAGGACCTGGAACTGGAGCTCCAGCTCGCCTGCGCCACGCTCACCGATCCGGGCTATCGCGAGGAAGCGCTGTGGCAGTTCCGCAAGGCGTTGCCGACCATCGAGCAACAGCTCAAACACTCTCCGTCCGGTCCGCAGGCGGAAATGCAAGGTTGGCTGCATGGAGGAGATGCCCGCTACACCATGCCGCCGATCGCCACGCTTGCCGGATACACCATTGATGATGTGAAGAACTGGATCACGCCGGATCTCAAGAAAGGTTATCTGGAACTCAGCGTGGTGGGTGACTTCGATGAAAGCGCCATCGTCCCGCTGCTGCTGAAAACCTTCGGTGCGCTCCCGGAGCGCGCTGCCACCAAGCCGGCCATGGAAGACCAGCGCAAGGTGGACGTGCCGGACGCACCGGTGACGAAGACCTTCACCTTCGACAGCAAGATCCCGACCGCCGTCTCCATCACGCTGTGGCCCACCGATGGCCCGCGCGGCCACGTCAAGGAAGCCCGCCGCCTGAACATCCTCGCGGACATCTACGGCGATCGACTGCGCGAGGAAATCCGTGAGAAGCTCGGTGCCTCCTACAGCCCGGGTGCCAAGTCCAGCGGTTCCGATGCTCTGATCGACTATGGCTTCCTCATGGGCAATGCCACCGCGAAGCCGGAGGATGTCGAGCGGCTCAATGGCGTGATGCGCGATCTGGCCGACAAGCTCGCCAAGGAAGGCGCGACCGCGGACGAACTCGACCGC belongs to Luteolibacter ambystomatis and includes:
- a CDS encoding M16 family metallopeptidase codes for the protein MQSPPRGHHVPTHAKFDSARHGCGPRRLGHLLPGQLEDRRAPGSGGSERGGPGGSRDETGQSRQARGRSPGPAPAPTSKAQPWPQESSDIKADPKAVFGNLPNGFRYLIYPNGEPAKRVSLRLHVATGSLMEADDQQGLAHFLEHMVFNGSTHFKPDELVKTMQRLGLGFGGDANAFTSFDQTVYMLDLPSLSEEEQEFGFKALRDFADGASLLDNEIQDERGVILSEKTSRDSVESRLQEKQFAQLLPGSLIANRFPIGKEDVISKAPRERFADYYSRYYVPSRMTFIVVGDVDPAEVQVRIEKAFGSMKNPENPGKNPDLGPVKSPEGLETAVFTDKEVKATDLSLVSVRPYTVEKDTTTTRLKHLPLDVAHSMISRRFERFAKKEGSPILSGSASRDTIFNHAELGGISVTVADSKWQEAVPVLEQEFRRAIEHGFTEAELAEAKANLLNAYEQAVKAKPTRKSDDIATEIAQSMPQEDVFSTPETDLEIARKGLDALTLEACHKSLKDFWGDTGLHLILTTREAQEETKNDLAAAYQESRGKPVAAPVGSKVAAFAYASFGPAGKVTTTKQVQDLGITQLVLSNNVRVNLKKTDFEKNSIRLMARIGSGQLTQPAEKPGLAIVANALFAGGGLGKHSVDDLEQILAGRNVGASIGIGEDAFTLAGRTTPEDLALELQLACATLSDPGYRDEALRQFRKALPMIEQQLKHSAAGPQAELESWLRGGDPRFTMPSVQKLGSYGIEDVKKWVTPDLDKGYLELSIVGDFEEDTLIPAILNTFGALPKRAAVKPPVDNLRKVKFPNAPALKNYTFDSKIPSATALALWRTDGVRGNTAEVRRLNILADIYGDRLREEIREKLGASYSPNAGASGSDALDKFGYIIGEASAKPEDVERLGTVMRDLADKFAQGGATDDELDRAKKPVLASLEKTSRDNSYWLGTVLAQSQEDPKRLDLARQRDSDYRSITLKEINTLAKKYLGAANAINVGIKPVE
- a CDS encoding M16 family metallopeptidase; protein product: MQRIHPIALAAILGASATSFVPHVHAETQAPAKAPATAVKPKPWPQDGSDIPADSKAVFGTLPNGLRYMIYPNSEPPKRVSLRMHIATGSLMEADDQQGIAHFLEHMVFNGSKHYKPDELIPVMQRLGIGFGAHVNAFTSFDQTVYMLDLPDLSEGVLDLGFNVMRDFGDGALLLDKEIDNERGVIISEKVSRDSVRQRLQEKQFATLLPGSLIANRFPIGKEDVISKAPRERFTDYYSRYYIPSRMTFIVVGDVDPVVMKERIEQSFSSMKNPENPGKNPDLGPVKSPSGLEAAVFTDKEVATTEVSLVAVRPYEKKPDTTANRIKDMPLAMANAMIGRRFDRLSKKENSPILGGGAGKDDLFNHAELGSIEVTVTDTRWKEAVPVLEQEFRRALEHGFNDAELAEAKANLINAYEQAVKTKSTRKSEALASAIARSIPDEEVFSSPETDLEIASKGLDSLTVAACHAALKEFWKDQGLHLILTTKEAPDNARDELVSLYKESNAKKVEAPEANKAVPFGYTEFGTPGTVVSEKKVEDLGITQLVLSNNVRVNLKRTTFDKDKIQLLARIGSGQLSQPKDKPGLGMLAKALLGGGGLGKHSVDDLEQILAGRNVGASIGIGEDSFALSGGATPEDLELELQLACATLTDPGYREEALWQFRKALPTIEQQLKHSPSGPQAEMQGWLHGGDARYTMPPIATLAGYTIDDVKNWITPDLKKGYLELSVVGDFDESAIVPLLLKTFGALPERAATKPAMEDQRKVDVPDAPVTKTFTFDSKIPTAVSITLWPTDGPRGHVKEARRLNILADIYGDRLREEIREKLGASYSPGAKSSGSDALIDYGFLMGNATAKPEDVERLNGVMRDLADKLAKEGATADELDRAKKPVLASLEKTNRDNSYWLGTVLSQSQEDPTKIGSARERDKDYAAVTLEEINALAKKYLGADKAISVGIKPAAAE